Proteins encoded within one genomic window of Prauserella marina:
- the coaBC gene encoding bifunctional phosphopantothenoylcysteine decarboxylase/phosphopantothenate--cysteine ligase CoaBC, with product MLGVGGGIAAYKACEVLRGLTETGHDVRVVPTEAALNFVGAATFEALSGHPVHTGVFTEVPDVQHVRIGKEADLVLVVPATADLLARAAHGRADDLLTSTLLTARCPVAFFPAMHTEMWEHAATRDNVALLRSRGVLVAEPAAGRLTGADTGKGRLADPREIVDIARLLLARADALPRDLEGVHVVISAGGTREPLDPVRHLGNRSSGKQGYALARVAAQRGARVTLVTAHTQALAEPAGVDIRPVSTAAQLGEAVQDAARTADVIVMAAAVADFRPADTADYKIKKSDDNPDPDIKLVRNPDILAGLVRQRLPGQVIVGFAAETGDADGSVLDHATAKLKRKGCDLLVVNAVGEGKAFEMEENTGWLLSAEGLRERIPLGAKALLAATVWDAVTGLLHRPGKGQ from the coding sequence GTGCTCGGCGTAGGCGGCGGTATCGCCGCCTACAAGGCGTGCGAGGTGCTGCGCGGTCTCACCGAGACGGGCCACGACGTGCGCGTCGTGCCCACGGAGGCGGCACTGAACTTCGTCGGCGCCGCGACGTTCGAGGCATTGTCCGGTCACCCCGTGCACACCGGCGTCTTCACCGAGGTTCCCGACGTCCAGCACGTCAGGATCGGCAAGGAAGCCGACCTTGTTCTCGTCGTTCCCGCGACGGCCGATCTTCTGGCAAGGGCGGCCCATGGCAGGGCGGACGACCTGCTCACCAGTACCCTGCTGACGGCCCGCTGCCCCGTCGCGTTCTTTCCCGCCATGCACACCGAGATGTGGGAGCACGCGGCGACCCGCGACAACGTGGCACTGCTGCGCTCACGGGGAGTGCTCGTCGCCGAACCCGCGGCCGGGAGACTGACCGGCGCCGACACCGGCAAGGGCAGGCTCGCCGATCCCCGCGAGATCGTCGACATCGCGAGGCTGCTGCTGGCGAGGGCCGATGCGCTGCCGCGCGACCTCGAAGGCGTGCACGTGGTGATCTCGGCCGGAGGCACGAGGGAACCGCTCGATCCGGTCCGCCATCTCGGCAACCGTTCCTCGGGAAAGCAGGGCTACGCGCTCGCCAGGGTCGCCGCGCAGCGCGGTGCGCGCGTCACCCTCGTCACCGCGCACACCCAGGCACTGGCCGAACCGGCCGGTGTCGACATCCGCCCCGTTTCCACCGCCGCCCAGCTCGGTGAGGCGGTCCAGGACGCGGCGCGCACCGCCGACGTGATCGTCATGGCCGCCGCCGTCGCGGATTTCCGGCCTGCCGACACCGCCGACTACAAGATCAAGAAGTCGGACGACAACCCCGATCCGGACATCAAACTCGTCAGAAACCCGGACATACTGGCAGGGCTCGTCCGGCAACGGCTTCCCGGCCAGGTCATCGTGGGTTTCGCCGCCGAGACCGGCGACGCCGACGGCAGCGTGCTCGACCATGCCACGGCCAAACTCAAGCGCAAGGGCTGCGACCTGCTCGTCGTCAACGCCGTCGGTGAGGGCAAGGCCTTCGAGATGGAGGAGAACACCGGCTGGCTGCTGTCGGCGGAGGGGCTGCGCGAACGCATCCCGCTCGGCGCCAAAGCGCTTCTCGCGGCCACAGTGTGGGACGCCGTAACCGGACTACTGCATCGCCCTGGCAAAGGCCAGTAG
- the rpoZ gene encoding DNA-directed RNA polymerase subunit omega, with translation MTAITLGPQSEQLEGITNPPIDDLLEKVSSKYALVIYSAKRARQINDYYAQLGEGLLEYVGPLVEPGPREKPLSIALREIHAGLLEHTEGE, from the coding sequence GTGACCGCGATTACGCTGGGTCCTCAGAGCGAGCAGCTCGAAGGCATCACCAATCCCCCCATCGACGACCTCCTTGAGAAGGTCAGCTCCAAGTACGCGCTGGTGATCTATTCGGCCAAGCGCGCACGCCAGATCAACGACTACTACGCGCAACTCGGCGAGGGCCTGCTTGAGTACGTCGGCCCGCTCGTCGAGCCGGGCCCGAGGGAGAAGCCGCTCTCGATCGCGCTGCGCGAGATCCACGCCGGACTGCTTGAGCACACCGAGGGCGAATAA
- the gmk gene encoding guanylate kinase yields the protein MTNGGSVPGSSRPRLTVVSGPSGVGKSSVVSALRELHPGLYFSVSVTTRQPREGEVDGEHYHFVDRATFDAMVADGELLEHAEFAGNCYGTPREPVEAALRAGRPAVLEIELQGARQVRVAMPEARLVMLLPPSWGELVGRLTGRGTEADDAVKARLSEAERELAAAGEFDARVVNADVQTAARELLDLITGETTVFDDSEHSQ from the coding sequence ATGACGAACGGTGGGTCGGTGCCGGGTTCCTCCCGGCCCCGGCTCACCGTCGTGTCGGGACCTTCCGGGGTGGGTAAGTCGAGCGTGGTCAGTGCGCTGCGCGAACTTCACCCCGGCCTCTATTTCAGTGTTTCCGTCACCACCCGTCAGCCCCGGGAGGGCGAGGTGGACGGCGAGCACTACCACTTCGTCGACCGCGCGACATTCGACGCCATGGTGGCCGACGGCGAACTTCTCGAACACGCGGAGTTCGCCGGCAACTGCTACGGCACTCCACGCGAGCCGGTCGAGGCGGCGCTGCGGGCCGGAAGGCCCGCGGTGCTGGAAATCGAACTCCAGGGCGCGAGGCAGGTGCGCGTGGCCATGCCGGAGGCACGGCTGGTGATGCTCCTGCCTCCGTCATGGGGCGAGCTCGTCGGCAGGCTGACCGGCCGCGGCACCGAAGCCGACGACGCCGTGAAGGCCAGGCTGAGCGAGGCCGAACGGGAACTCGCGGCCGCTGGGGAGTTCGACGCGCGGGTCGTCAACGCCGACGTGCAGACCGCCGCACGTGAGTTGCTAGACTTGATAACCGGCGAGACCACTGTTTTTGACGATTCGGAGCACAGTCAGTGA
- the mihF gene encoding integration host factor, actinobacterial type: MALPQLTEEQRAAALEKAAAARRARAELKERLKRGGTTLADVLKQADEDEVLGKMKVSALLEALPGVGKVRAQQTMERLEIATSRRLRGLGDRQRKALLAEFSGE, translated from the coding sequence GTGGCACTTCCCCAGCTCACCGAGGAACAGCGTGCTGCGGCGCTGGAGAAGGCCGCCGCTGCCCGTCGCGCCCGCGCGGAGCTCAAGGAACGGCTCAAGCGTGGCGGCACGACTCTCGCCGACGTGCTCAAGCAGGCCGACGAGGACGAGGTCCTTGGCAAGATGAAGGTCTCCGCACTGCTGGAGGCTCTGCCGGGCGTGGGCAAGGTGCGTGCGCAGCAGACGATGGAGCGGCTTGAGATCGCTACCAGCCGTCGGCTGCGCGGCCTCGGTGACCGGCAGCGCAAGGCGCTGCTGGCCGAGTTCAGCGGCGAGTGA
- a CDS encoding xanthine dehydrogenase family protein molybdopterin-binding subunit — MDTTAETRTEWSEPIGAPLRRVEGRDKVTGKAVYTGDVRQQGVAHAVLVTSAISAGRVRGIDSRRALDAPGVLAVITHRNRPAWKGVPTIPYLAESRLPLTDDVIHFGNQCIGVVVAETLEQAEYGASLVRVDYERRRPVPDLDAGLPDAYVPQGPYTDRFPVHYERGSVARRTPVTVEADYRTSALSHAPMEPSVTLARWESGTLIVHDSTQSVVAHRPVIATAFGLPESSVRLISSLVGGGFGNKSYLWAHTLLAPLASMMVHRPVRLTLTRKQVFTGTGHMPELVHRVRLGADGAGKLLVIEHHTVNPTSPTDDRAEPAIQSTPALYAVPNLLATAKVAKVNIGTSGAMRTPGDTPGQFATECAMDELAYRVGIDPVELRRRNVASGAHPHTGKPWGGNRLLECLDIGAREFGWGARNARPGSMRDGGELVGYGMAVAIRAEHSAPAVAAVRLAADGGAEVLTATQEIGGGSLTTMVQIAASGLGMAPERVRISAGDSDLPPGAPTFGSMTSGSTGSAVQDAAGKVRAAAIRLAVTDPRSPLHGVEQDAVAVENGRMFARAEPRRGETYAELLTRHGIGVLADQGRHIPPASGEEPFALATFAAHFTEVRIDVDLPRVRVVRHIGVFDCGRVLNRATAANQARGGMIFAMGGALMEKLDQDPVSGRFTNSALTDYHVPVHADIGDVRALFVDKAEVNAHPVGAKGLGEICSIGVAPAIANAVFHATGTRIRHLPLTPEKLL; from the coding sequence ATGGACACCACAGCCGAGACGCGAACCGAGTGGAGCGAACCGATCGGCGCCCCGCTGCGCAGGGTCGAAGGCAGGGACAAGGTCACCGGAAAGGCCGTGTACACCGGCGACGTGCGGCAGCAGGGGGTCGCGCACGCGGTACTCGTCACGAGCGCCATCTCGGCGGGAAGGGTGCGCGGGATCGACAGCAGGCGGGCGCTGGACGCGCCGGGCGTGCTCGCCGTGATCACCCACCGCAACCGGCCCGCGTGGAAAGGGGTTCCCACGATCCCCTACCTCGCCGAGAGCAGGCTGCCGCTCACCGACGACGTGATCCACTTCGGCAACCAGTGCATCGGCGTCGTCGTGGCCGAAACCCTGGAGCAGGCCGAGTACGGCGCGAGTCTGGTGCGCGTCGATTACGAGCGGAGGCGGCCGGTTCCGGACCTCGACGCGGGCCTTCCCGATGCCTACGTGCCGCAAGGCCCCTACACAGACCGGTTTCCGGTGCACTACGAGCGAGGCTCGGTCGCGAGGAGAACCCCGGTGACCGTCGAGGCGGACTACCGCACCTCGGCGTTGTCGCACGCTCCGATGGAACCCTCCGTCACGCTCGCGAGGTGGGAGAGCGGCACGCTGATCGTGCACGACTCGACCCAGTCGGTGGTCGCGCACCGGCCGGTGATCGCCACGGCCTTCGGGCTTCCGGAGAGCAGCGTCCGGCTGATCTCGTCGCTCGTCGGCGGCGGCTTCGGCAACAAGTCCTACCTGTGGGCGCACACCCTGCTGGCTCCGCTCGCGTCGATGATGGTGCACCGGCCGGTGCGGCTGACGCTGACGCGCAAGCAGGTCTTCACGGGCACGGGGCACATGCCGGAGCTTGTGCACAGGGTCCGCCTCGGCGCGGACGGGGCGGGGAAACTGCTGGTGATCGAACATCACACCGTCAACCCCACCTCGCCGACCGACGACAGGGCCGAACCGGCGATCCAGTCGACACCCGCGCTGTACGCGGTGCCGAACCTGCTGGCTACGGCAAAGGTCGCCAAGGTCAACATCGGCACCTCCGGCGCCATGCGGACACCGGGCGACACCCCTGGCCAGTTCGCGACCGAGTGCGCCATGGACGAACTGGCGTACCGCGTCGGAATCGATCCGGTCGAACTGCGAAGGCGCAACGTTGCCTCCGGTGCGCACCCGCATACCGGAAAACCGTGGGGCGGCAACAGGTTACTCGAATGCCTCGACATCGGTGCGAGGGAATTCGGCTGGGGCGCACGGAATGCCCGTCCCGGCAGCATGCGGGACGGCGGGGAACTCGTCGGTTACGGCATGGCCGTCGCGATCAGGGCCGAGCATTCGGCGCCCGCCGTCGCCGCCGTGCGCCTTGCCGCCGACGGGGGAGCGGAGGTGCTGACGGCGACGCAGGAGATCGGCGGCGGCTCGCTGACAACGATGGTCCAGATCGCCGCTTCGGGGCTGGGAATGGCTCCGGAGCGGGTGCGGATTTCGGCTGGTGACAGCGATTTGCCGCCGGGCGCGCCCACGTTCGGCTCGATGACGTCGGGAAGTACCGGCAGCGCCGTGCAGGACGCCGCGGGCAAGGTCAGGGCCGCCGCGATCCGGCTTGCCGTCACGGATCCCCGGTCTCCCTTGCACGGGGTCGAGCAGGACGCGGTCGCCGTCGAGAACGGCAGGATGTTCGCGCGTGCGGAGCCACGTCGCGGCGAGACGTACGCCGAACTGCTCACGAGGCACGGTATCGGCGTGCTCGCCGACCAAGGCAGGCACATACCGCCGGCCTCGGGGGAGGAACCGTTCGCCCTCGCCACCTTCGCCGCGCATTTCACCGAGGTCCGCATAGATGTTGATCTTCCACGAGTGCGTGTGGTGCGGCACATCGGGGTGTTCGATTGCGGCAGGGTCCTCAACCGCGCGACGGCGGCCAACCAGGCCCGCGGCGGCATGATCTTCGCGATGGGCGGTGCGCTGATGGAAAAACTGGACCAGGACCCGGTTTCCGGCCGGTTCACCAACTCCGCGCTCACCGACTACCACGTGCCAGTGCACGCCGACATCGGCGACGTCAGGGCGCTTTTCGTGGACAAAGCGGAGGTCAACGCCCATCCGGTCGGTGCGAAGGGACTCGGCGAGATCTGCTCGATCGGCGTCGCGCCGGCCATCGCCAACGCCGTTTTCCACGCCACCGGAACAAGGATCAGGCACTTGCCACTGACACCGGAGAAGCTTTTGTGA
- a CDS encoding FAD binding domain-containing protein, with protein MTVETFHLDRPRSVAEAVRILHREKDATVIAGGTDLVTLLRDGVATPHRLVDVSLLGLDRIEWRRDGGVRIGALYSNAVADSRLAREYPVVTEALRAGASAQIRGMATLGGNISQRTRCRYFRLPEFACNKRAPGSGCSAIEGDGSGQAIFGTSSSCTAVHPSDLAVALRAVDAVVIAQSQRGSREIPMDEFHLLPGDTPHRETTLRPGELITAIELPARAHSGHSHYLKFRDRASFAFALVSAAVALDIRGGAVRTARVALGGVAPAPWRAVAAERVLTGKRPTAEVIDAAAKAATEGARPGKDNEHKVELVRRVVRRALTELGQR; from the coding sequence GTGACCGTGGAGACTTTCCACCTCGACCGGCCGAGGTCGGTCGCCGAAGCCGTCCGGATCCTGCACCGCGAGAAAGACGCGACGGTCATCGCGGGCGGCACCGACCTCGTCACCTTGCTCAGGGACGGGGTCGCCACGCCCCACCGCCTCGTCGACGTCTCCCTGCTCGGGCTCGACCGGATCGAATGGCGCCGCGACGGCGGCGTGCGCATCGGCGCGCTGTACTCCAACGCCGTCGCCGACAGCAGGCTTGCCAGGGAGTACCCGGTGGTCACCGAGGCGCTGCGGGCGGGAGCCTCGGCGCAGATCCGCGGCATGGCCACCCTCGGGGGCAACATCTCGCAGCGCACCAGATGCCGCTACTTCCGGCTGCCCGAATTCGCCTGCAACAAGAGAGCACCTGGCAGCGGCTGCTCGGCGATCGAAGGTGACGGGAGCGGTCAGGCGATCTTCGGTACGTCGTCCTCGTGCACGGCGGTGCATCCCTCCGACCTCGCCGTCGCGCTGAGAGCCGTCGACGCCGTCGTGATCGCCCAGAGCCAGCGGGGGAGCAGGGAGATCCCCATGGACGAGTTCCACCTGCTGCCTGGCGACACCCCGCACCGGGAGACGACGCTGCGCCCCGGCGAGCTCATCACCGCCATCGAACTGCCCGCGCGGGCACACAGCGGGCACTCGCATTACCTCAAGTTCAGGGACAGGGCCTCGTTCGCCTTCGCGCTCGTCTCCGCGGCCGTCGCCCTCGACATCCGGGGAGGGGCGGTACGGACGGCGCGGGTAGCGCTCGGCGGTGTCGCTCCCGCGCCGTGGCGCGCGGTTGCCGCCGAGCGGGTACTGACCGGCAAGCGCCCCACCGCCGAGGTGATCGACGCCGCGGCGAAGGCGGCCACCGAGGGCGCGCGGCCAGGCAAGGACAACGAGCACAAGGTCGAACTCGTGCGCAGGGTCGTGCGCAGGGCACTGACGGAACTGGGGCAGCGCTGA
- a CDS encoding (2Fe-2S)-binding protein, which translates to MGLRKRSVSHDPDKPDDPGGAAGGSSRRTFLVRGAAAGAGIAGASMLRTVGAPPAAATDAAAAPPPPPTRRLTLSVNGRTRTLDLDVRASLLDAVRDRIGLTGTKKGCNQGACGACTVLVDGRRTLSCLTIAARHEGAEVTTIEGLERLGGGEGLHPVQRAFLEHDGFQCGFCTSGQIMSAAGLLAERPDVPDEDIAEEMSGNLCRCAAYPNINAAVRAARGGK; encoded by the coding sequence GTGGGTTTGAGAAAGCGTTCCGTTTCCCATGATCCGGACAAGCCGGATGATCCCGGCGGTGCTGCCGGAGGCAGTTCGCGGCGGACGTTTCTGGTCCGCGGCGCCGCCGCGGGAGCGGGCATCGCGGGCGCGAGCATGCTCAGGACGGTCGGCGCGCCGCCTGCCGCCGCGACCGATGCCGCGGCGGCCCCGCCACCTCCACCGACGAGGCGGCTGACGCTGAGCGTCAACGGCAGGACGCGCACCCTCGACCTGGACGTGCGCGCGAGCCTGCTGGACGCGGTGCGCGACCGGATCGGTCTCACCGGCACCAAGAAGGGCTGCAACCAGGGTGCCTGCGGCGCCTGCACCGTGCTCGTCGACGGGCGAAGGACGCTGTCCTGCCTGACGATCGCGGCCCGGCACGAAGGCGCCGAGGTCACCACCATCGAGGGCCTGGAAAGGCTCGGCGGCGGCGAAGGGTTGCATCCCGTGCAGCGGGCCTTCCTCGAACACGACGGATTCCAGTGCGGGTTCTGCACCTCCGGTCAGATCATGTCGGCGGCGGGGCTGCTCGCCGAACGACCCGACGTCCCCGACGAGGACATCGCGGAGGAGATGAGCGGCAACCTGTGCCGCTGCGCCGCATACCCGAACATCAACGCCGCGGTCCGTGCCGCGCGAGGAGGGAAGTGA
- a CDS encoding MarR family winged helix-turn-helix transcriptional regulator produces MTRKPPESPTTPVTSLPAHERVGHHVKRVEQELMALKHAALKPSGLTVPQYSALATTAMHPGVSAAALARLALVTPQTMATTLANLEAKGLISRARDPYHLNARQIELTEPGWATLRQADAAAVAIERRLGDTFTETERATLLDLLARCSRTLHEEAAHVSGGSAALAPFKQPAR; encoded by the coding sequence GTGACGAGAAAGCCGCCGGAGAGCCCCACGACGCCAGTGACGTCCCTGCCAGCGCACGAGCGGGTCGGGCACCACGTGAAGCGCGTCGAACAGGAACTGATGGCGCTCAAACACGCCGCGCTGAAACCCTCGGGACTCACGGTGCCGCAGTACTCGGCACTGGCGACCACGGCGATGCACCCCGGGGTGTCAGCGGCGGCGCTGGCCCGCCTCGCGCTCGTCACGCCGCAGACCATGGCCACCACGCTGGCCAACCTGGAAGCAAAGGGGCTCATCAGCAGAGCGCGCGACCCCTACCATCTCAACGCGCGGCAGATCGAGCTCACCGAACCGGGCTGGGCGACGCTGCGCCAGGCCGACGCCGCCGCCGTCGCGATCGAGCGCAGGCTCGGCGACACGTTCACCGAAACGGAACGCGCGACGCTGCTCGACCTGCTCGCCCGGTGCTCGCGGACGTTGCACGAGGAGGCAGCGCACGTATCGGGTGGCAGCGCGGCGCTGGCGCCGTTCAAACAACCCGCGCGGTAA
- the pyrF gene encoding orotidine-5'-phosphate decarboxylase encodes MTVPFGQRLASAVADRGPLCAGIDPHPGLLSAWGLTADAAGLERFALSATEVLAEHVAVLKPQSAFFEAYGSAGIAVLERVLVLARQAGALVLLDVKRGDIGSTMAAYTSAYLTDAAPLAADAITVSPYLGFGALEPALAAAQASGRGLFVLARTSNPDGGQVQGALTSGRSVAQAMVDEAAARNAGATPMGGVGVVVGATIRPGELDLTALNGPVLAPGFGAQGATADDLVKVFGPDTASVLPASSRDLLKHGPDPAALREAVLRVRETVAVLAR; translated from the coding sequence ATGACGGTTCCGTTCGGGCAGCGGCTCGCGTCGGCGGTCGCCGACCGCGGGCCGCTGTGCGCGGGAATCGACCCGCATCCGGGTCTGCTCTCGGCGTGGGGGCTCACCGCCGACGCGGCGGGGCTTGAGCGGTTCGCGTTGTCGGCGACCGAGGTACTTGCCGAGCACGTGGCCGTGCTCAAGCCGCAGTCGGCGTTTTTCGAGGCGTACGGCTCGGCCGGGATCGCGGTGCTGGAGCGGGTGCTGGTGCTCGCGAGGCAGGCGGGGGCCCTGGTGCTGCTCGACGTCAAGCGAGGCGACATCGGCTCGACGATGGCCGCGTACACCTCGGCCTACCTGACCGACGCCGCGCCGTTGGCAGCCGACGCCATCACGGTGTCGCCCTACCTGGGCTTCGGCGCGCTGGAACCGGCGCTCGCGGCGGCTCAGGCGAGCGGGAGGGGGTTGTTCGTGCTGGCCCGCACCTCGAATCCCGACGGAGGACAGGTGCAGGGCGCGCTCACCTCGGGGAGGTCCGTCGCGCAGGCGATGGTGGACGAGGCGGCCGCGCGCAATGCGGGAGCGACACCGATGGGCGGGGTCGGCGTCGTCGTCGGTGCCACCATCCGGCCAGGCGAACTGGATCTCACCGCGCTGAACGGTCCCGTCCTCGCGCCTGGTTTCGGCGCGCAGGGCGCGACGGCCGACGACCTCGTGAAGGTGTTCGGGCCGGACACCGCTTCGGTTCTTCCCGCGTCGTCGCGTGATCTGCTCAAGCACGGTCCCGATCCGGCCGCGCTGCGCGAGGCGGTCCTGCGCGTGCGGGAGACGGTCGCCGTGCTGGCGCGCTGA